A portion of the Herpetosiphon gulosus genome contains these proteins:
- a CDS encoding tyrosine-type recombinase/integrase, protein MDELELIPPQRNNPLAPDFTTVMKQRSAVADQISAQHSFIEYRLRQRPQTIRRHNTDLKIFADFLTSIGIVIPVDEQEVPILATEPTAWAEMSVGIVTTFRTWMLNEGYALGSINIRLGTVRLYCRLAHQAGVLSLEAWSRIHTVEGYRRREGDGIDAQREATETPTRLSTKKAAPHILDQSQIRELKRAARNNPINRMPEVGWRDYLIVCLLVDLGMRCGEVVVLKWEHVQGKILLVDRPKVDKVQKHRLIGDTAKALREYQKVIAQPLDLKTPLLAAFDHKGNHVGFGISERAIHKRIVQLGKLIGINNLAPHDLRHSWATRVAQTNIPVQALRDAGGWTNLNTPNRYIAQQAVANDGVTLHSDDRLLEDDDEA, encoded by the coding sequence ATGGATGAATTAGAGTTAATTCCACCGCAGCGCAACAATCCACTTGCGCCCGATTTTACGACGGTGATGAAGCAGCGTAGCGCCGTGGCTGATCAGATTTCGGCCCAACATAGCTTTATCGAATATCGCTTGCGTCAACGCCCCCAAACAATTCGCCGCCACAACACCGATTTGAAAATTTTCGCCGATTTTTTGACCTCGATCGGCATCGTCATTCCCGTTGATGAGCAAGAAGTGCCAATTCTAGCCACCGAGCCAACTGCTTGGGCTGAGATGAGCGTCGGCATCGTCACGACCTTTCGCACCTGGATGTTGAATGAAGGCTATGCGCTTGGCTCAATTAATATTCGGCTTGGCACCGTGCGCTTGTACTGCCGCTTGGCCCATCAAGCAGGTGTATTGAGCCTTGAGGCATGGAGCCGGATTCACACAGTTGAAGGCTATCGTCGCCGCGAGGGCGATGGCATCGATGCTCAGCGTGAAGCAACCGAAACTCCCACCCGCCTCTCGACCAAAAAAGCTGCACCGCATATTTTGGATCAAAGCCAAATTCGCGAACTCAAACGGGCCGCCCGCAATAATCCGATCAATCGCATGCCTGAAGTTGGTTGGCGCGATTATTTGATCGTCTGTTTGTTGGTCGATTTGGGCATGCGCTGTGGCGAGGTGGTCGTGCTCAAGTGGGAGCATGTGCAAGGCAAAATCTTGCTGGTCGATCGCCCAAAAGTTGATAAAGTGCAAAAACATCGGCTAATCGGCGATACGGCCAAGGCCTTGCGTGAATATCAAAAAGTTATCGCCCAACCGCTTGATCTCAAAACACCGTTGCTAGCAGCCTTTGATCATAAGGGCAACCATGTTGGATTTGGCATTTCGGAGCGGGCAATTCACAAACGGATTGTGCAGCTTGGCAAATTAATTGGCATCAACAATCTTGCGCCGCATGATTTGCGCCATTCGTGGGCCACGCGAGTTGCCCAAACCAACATTCCGGTGCAAGCCTTGCGTGATGCAGGCGGCTGGACCAACCTCAACACCCCCAATCGTTACATTGCCCAACAAGCGGTTGCCAATGATGGCGTGACCCTGCACAGCGATGATCGGCTGCTTGAGGATGATGACGAAGCCTAA
- a CDS encoding cytochrome ubiquinol oxidase subunit I codes for MDTLTAARAQMEVSLAFHMVFAALGIGFPLLMVISEGLGLKTGQAHYLALAKKWAKATALTFAIGAVSGTALAFELGLLWPTFMGFAGSIIGSAFTLEGFAFFIEAIFLGLYLYGWKRLSPLAHWLTGIPVAISGMLSGALVVAANAWMQTPVGFDLVDGKAVNVNPLAPFLSPAWLDMALHSTLSCYIATGFAVAGVYAMGLLKGRNDRYHRSALTISLGLATVTALLQPISGHISAQRVAKDQPAKLAAMEALFETQAGAPLLIGGIPDPETGEIHFGIEIPKALSFMATNDFNAELRGLNSFPPDERPNVVITHIAFQVMVGAGFALIGLGLWFWWRRWRGKFSLSRRLLWALVLGSPLGFIALQAGWIVTEVGRQPWIIYGVMRTRDAVTTVAGVPQVFYLFSLLYIGLASVLVYLLRQLATGYPAEAKESEATHAA; via the coding sequence ATGGATACCTTGACCGCAGCCCGAGCGCAGATGGAGGTCTCGCTCGCGTTTCACATGGTCTTTGCGGCGTTGGGCATTGGCTTTCCCTTGCTTATGGTTATTAGCGAAGGCTTGGGCTTGAAAACGGGGCAAGCTCACTATCTCGCCCTAGCCAAAAAATGGGCTAAAGCCACCGCGCTCACCTTTGCAATTGGCGCTGTTTCAGGCACGGCGCTAGCCTTTGAGTTGGGCTTGCTTTGGCCAACATTTATGGGTTTTGCTGGCAGTATCATTGGTTCAGCCTTTACGCTTGAGGGCTTTGCCTTCTTTATCGAGGCGATTTTCCTGGGCCTCTATCTCTATGGTTGGAAGCGGCTCTCGCCACTAGCCCACTGGCTGACTGGAATTCCAGTGGCGATCAGCGGGATGCTTTCAGGCGCATTAGTCGTGGCTGCGAATGCTTGGATGCAAACGCCCGTTGGTTTTGATTTAGTTGATGGCAAGGCGGTTAATGTCAATCCGCTTGCGCCGTTTCTCTCGCCTGCTTGGCTCGATATGGCCTTGCACTCAACCTTGTCGTGCTATATTGCCACTGGGTTTGCCGTTGCGGGCGTGTATGCGATGGGCTTGCTCAAAGGCCGCAACGACCGCTATCATCGCTCGGCCTTGACAATTAGCTTGGGCTTGGCAACCGTAACCGCCTTGTTACAGCCGATTAGTGGTCATATTAGTGCCCAACGCGTCGCCAAAGATCAGCCAGCCAAATTGGCTGCCATGGAGGCCTTGTTTGAAACTCAGGCTGGTGCACCCTTGTTGATCGGTGGGATTCCTGACCCTGAGACTGGTGAAATTCACTTTGGGATTGAAATTCCCAAGGCACTGAGTTTTATGGCCACCAACGATTTCAATGCCGAATTACGTGGCTTGAATAGCTTTCCGCCTGACGAACGCCCAAATGTGGTGATCACACATATCGCCTTTCAGGTGATGGTTGGCGCTGGCTTTGCCTTGATTGGCTTAGGTTTGTGGTTTTGGTGGCGACGTTGGCGAGGCAAGTTTTCTCTGAGTCGCAGACTCTTATGGGCTTTGGTGCTTGGCTCACCTTTGGGCTTTATCGCCTTGCAAGCGGGGTGGATTGTGACCGAGGTTGGCCGTCAGCCGTGGATTATTTATGGGGTGATGCGTACTCGCGACGCAGTTACCACGGTCGCTGGCGTGCCACAGGTGTTTTATCTGTTTAGTTTGCTCTATATTGGTCTTGCAAGCGTGTTAGTCTACTTATTACGTCAACTTGCAACGGGCTATCCCGCCGAAGCCAAGGAAAGCGAGGCGACCCATGCCGCTTGA
- a CDS encoding phosphotransferase family protein, translated as MDTIQVRPDEQLNESALADYLYDKLPGSSQPLTVRQFGGGAANLTYLLDYGHYEYVLRRPPLGPVAPSAHDMGREYRVLSQLHPAFAQAPQTFLFCNEPEIIGAPFFIMERRHGTVVRRELPHQFNTSEAPRALSLALVDTLADLHAVDYSMIGLSHIGKPDGFILRQVVGWYERWNKAKPDDLPAMENVYAWLCEQQPPASAPTLVHNDYKLDNVMFRQNDPSQLIAVFDWDMCTLGEPLADLGTLLCYWSQPDDPPALQAVAMMPTDGRFATREELVARYAERSGRDVSHIRYYHVLGLYRLVVILAQIYARYQRGQTKDARFAQFGAVIPIMAQAAADLTK; from the coding sequence ATGGATACGATTCAAGTTCGGCCTGATGAACAGTTGAATGAATCAGCTTTAGCCGATTATTTATACGATAAGTTGCCTGGTTCAAGCCAGCCCTTGACCGTGCGCCAGTTTGGGGGCGGCGCTGCCAATTTGACCTATCTGCTGGATTATGGTCATTATGAATATGTGCTGCGTCGCCCGCCACTTGGCCCAGTTGCCCCCTCAGCCCACGATATGGGCCGCGAATATCGGGTCTTATCGCAATTACATCCAGCCTTTGCTCAGGCTCCCCAAACCTTTTTATTCTGCAACGAACCTGAAATCATTGGTGCACCATTTTTTATTATGGAGCGCCGCCATGGTACGGTTGTCCGTCGCGAATTGCCGCATCAATTTAACACTTCCGAAGCACCACGTGCCCTTAGTTTAGCCTTGGTCGATACCCTCGCCGATCTGCATGCTGTCGATTATTCAATGATTGGATTGAGCCATATCGGCAAACCCGATGGCTTTATCTTACGTCAAGTTGTTGGTTGGTATGAGCGTTGGAACAAAGCCAAACCCGATGATCTACCAGCAATGGAGAATGTCTACGCTTGGCTTTGCGAGCAACAACCCCCAGCCTCAGCCCCAACCCTTGTCCACAACGACTACAAACTTGATAATGTGATGTTTCGCCAGAACGATCCCAGCCAATTGATCGCGGTATTCGATTGGGATATGTGTACCTTGGGCGAGCCATTGGCTGATTTGGGTACCTTGTTATGTTATTGGAGCCAGCCTGATGATCCGCCAGCCTTGCAAGCAGTAGCCATGATGCCGACCGATGGGCGATTTGCCACTCGTGAAGAGTTGGTTGCGCGTTATGCTGAGCGTTCAGGCCGTGATGTGAGCCATATCCGCTATTACCATGTGCTTGGCCTCTATCGTTTAGTGGTCATTTTGGCCCAGATTTATGCCCGCTATCAACGTGGCCAAACCAAAGATGCCCGTTTTGCCCAATTTGGGGCAGTTATTCCGATTATGGCCCAAGCCGCCGCAGATCTCACCAAATAA
- a CDS encoding Maf family protein, with amino-acid sequence MDSLILASASPRRHDLLSSLGLSFIIEANDGEERQDQVPSAIVELLPAFDLGLANHPTLLAWRKAQAAREVGHSAAILAADTIVVIDSLILGKPRDPAHAYELLRRLAGRWHTVYTGVVVLPTTSDQPLCELAAAQVRLSPLSDAEIWDYIATGEPMDKAGAYGVQGIGGRLVEEVKGSFTTVVGLPLPTTVSLLTQAGMYIPYTVEQAWQRWRATLAKEPLCMQQSKC; translated from the coding sequence GTGGATAGCTTAATTCTGGCCTCGGCCTCACCCCGACGACATGATTTGTTAAGTAGTTTGGGGCTGTCGTTTATAATTGAAGCCAATGATGGGGAAGAGCGCCAAGATCAAGTGCCCTCAGCGATTGTGGAGTTGCTCCCAGCCTTCGACTTAGGCCTCGCCAATCACCCAACCTTATTAGCGTGGCGTAAAGCCCAAGCCGCCCGCGAAGTTGGTCATTCAGCAGCGATTTTGGCTGCTGATACGATTGTGGTGATTGATTCGTTGATCTTGGGCAAGCCACGTGATCCGGCTCATGCCTATGAATTGCTGCGCCGCCTCGCCGGACGTTGGCATACTGTTTATACCGGAGTTGTGGTGCTGCCCACCACCTCAGACCAACCGTTATGCGAGTTGGCTGCTGCCCAAGTGCGTTTAAGCCCGCTCAGCGATGCTGAAATTTGGGACTATATCGCAACTGGTGAGCCAATGGATAAAGCCGGAGCCTATGGCGTACAGGGCATCGGCGGACGCTTGGTCGAAGAGGTTAAAGGCAGTTTTACAACCGTTGTTGGGCTACCGCTTCCAACGACTGTCAGTTTATTGACCCAAGCAGGAATGTATATTCCCTACACGGTCGAGCAAGCTTGGCAGCGCTGGCGTGCTACATTAGCAAAGGAACCACTATGTATGCAACAGTCAAAGTGCTGA
- a CDS encoding response regulator transcription factor, whose product MYATVKVLMVDDHPLFRQGVRWALSSERDIKIIGEGSSAEEGLVLISEHEPDVVLTDLNLPNMDGLEFTRTIRRQYPNIGVVMLSVYESDEHAFNALRAGAAAYYSKEISPKTLATVLRRVARGEYVINDVMFEDPRVADRILTQFRGLQTGIVAEPDLDISLFSPLSDREIEVLEHIASGATNKDIADALKISTQTVKNHISSILRKLSLNDRTQAVLYALRRGWIETPATLLESIERRGAQAALNFNNDDDNDNE is encoded by the coding sequence ATGTATGCAACAGTCAAAGTGCTGATGGTCGATGATCACCCATTGTTTCGGCAAGGGGTTCGCTGGGCGCTTTCGAGCGAACGCGATATCAAGATCATTGGAGAAGGTTCTAGTGCCGAAGAAGGCTTGGTCTTAATTTCTGAGCATGAGCCAGATGTAGTCCTGACTGATTTGAATTTACCCAACATGGATGGATTGGAGTTTACCCGCACGATTCGCCGCCAATATCCCAACATCGGCGTGGTGATGTTGAGCGTTTACGAAAGCGACGAGCATGCCTTCAACGCCTTACGAGCTGGAGCTGCCGCCTATTATTCCAAGGAAATTAGCCCCAAAACCTTGGCAACTGTCTTGCGGCGCGTCGCCCGTGGCGAATATGTAATCAACGATGTGATGTTTGAAGATCCACGGGTTGCTGACCGGATTTTGACCCAGTTTCGTGGTTTGCAAACTGGCATCGTGGCCGAGCCGGATCTCGATATTAGTTTATTCTCGCCGTTGAGCGACCGTGAAATTGAGGTGCTAGAGCATATCGCTAGCGGCGCAACCAACAAAGATATTGCCGATGCACTCAAAATTAGCACCCAAACCGTCAAAAATCATATTTCATCGATTTTGCGCAAGCTTTCGCTGAATGATCGAACGCAAGCGGTGCTCTATGCCCTGCGCCGTGGCTGGATCGAAACCCCAGCAACCTTGCTGGAAAGCATCGAACGCCGTGGAGCGCAGGCAGCGCTGAATTTTAATAATGATGATGATAACGACAACGAATGA
- a CDS encoding DPP IV N-terminal domain-containing protein, whose amino-acid sequence MRRSFYLLILVCLLAACSEAGSALPTMQPLPTNEAQPAVDETQATQIVVEDQRDIPGKLLFVRVENGSGDIWVHEGTEARRITTSHKKYQPSWSPDGSKIAYIQREESFADIWVMNANGSNKQQVTNNEPTNIAARSEDHIQTLRWAFYPRWSPDGQFLSYVSQAQAPRDVGGGYQEYPLSLYIYGTRRIGTGQFPEASFQRFVQADTDLSHPTWSDDGSMIVYSQAERCFGCEAAEIQLGYAVLDLPGGNDKYGVLQGPSEDTFKGAIDPAFSPDGKWLTFTKSENGYSDVFIVPAPDANGKVRSAPVKLTSTGRSRQATWSPDGTKLAFFTISDQVTLSIADLTIQGSTPSLSQPVDIRRDLFDVDSGMSWAK is encoded by the coding sequence GTGAGACGTTCGTTCTATTTGTTGATCCTAGTGTGTTTGTTAGCCGCCTGTAGTGAAGCAGGCTCAGCCCTGCCAACGATGCAGCCACTCCCCACAAATGAAGCCCAACCAGCGGTCGATGAAACCCAAGCCACCCAAATTGTGGTCGAAGATCAGCGCGATATTCCCGGCAAATTGCTGTTCGTGCGGGTCGAAAACGGCTCAGGTGATATTTGGGTTCACGAAGGCACTGAGGCTCGACGCATTACCACATCGCACAAAAAATACCAGCCTAGTTGGTCGCCCGATGGGAGCAAAATCGCCTATATTCAGCGCGAAGAGAGTTTCGCCGATATTTGGGTGATGAATGCCAATGGCTCCAACAAACAGCAGGTCACCAATAACGAACCAACCAATATCGCAGCCCGCTCGGAAGATCATATTCAAACCCTGCGTTGGGCGTTTTATCCGCGTTGGTCGCCTGATGGGCAGTTTCTTAGTTATGTTTCGCAAGCCCAAGCACCGCGCGATGTTGGCGGCGGCTACCAAGAATATCCGCTTTCATTGTATATCTATGGCACACGGCGGATTGGTACTGGCCAATTTCCTGAGGCTAGTTTCCAACGCTTTGTTCAAGCAGATACCGATTTGAGCCACCCAACCTGGTCTGATGATGGATCGATGATTGTCTATAGCCAAGCCGAACGCTGCTTTGGCTGCGAGGCGGCTGAGATTCAGCTGGGCTACGCGGTGCTTGATCTGCCAGGTGGCAACGATAAATATGGGGTGCTGCAAGGGCCGAGCGAAGATACATTTAAAGGTGCGATTGATCCAGCCTTCTCGCCTGATGGCAAATGGCTGACCTTCACCAAAAGCGAAAATGGCTATAGTGATGTGTTTATCGTGCCAGCCCCCGATGCCAACGGTAAAGTGCGCAGCGCTCCAGTTAAACTCACCAGCACCGGACGCTCGCGCCAAGCCACATGGTCGCCTGATGGCACAAAACTAGCCTTTTTCACGATCAGCGATCAAGTCACGCTCTCGATCGCTGATCTCACGATTCAGGGTAGCACACCAAGCCTCAGCCAACCAGTCGATATTCGGCGCGACTTGTTTGATGTCGATTCAGGGATGTCGTGGGCCAAATAA
- a CDS encoding ABC transporter permease, protein MLQDYGRMAYVAEYPQTTVRRKQRRAWLSSSRLWVGLSLLGLLLAWRGLVAWQQYPAFVLPTPEAVASRWWQELTQGALLQHTLRTLVEALGGFSLAFSASLVLGYILAHWHWLDRIVSPQLAIVQAIPIVAVAPLILIWVGADLWAKLLVAALVTFFPMLSSVIVALRSVPRDIREMAAISGANRWQSLWQIELPLALPGIFGGIKTGLALATTGAVVAEFIGGREGLGALINIARGLFDTPLIFAALLTLGLLTFGFYQLAMWLERRLVTWE, encoded by the coding sequence ATGCTTCAAGATTATGGCCGCATGGCCTATGTTGCTGAATATCCTCAAACCACTGTGCGGCGCAAGCAACGCCGCGCTTGGTTGAGTTCGAGTCGGTTGTGGGTTGGGCTTTCGTTGCTAGGCTTGCTGTTGGCATGGCGCGGTTTAGTCGCTTGGCAGCAATACCCAGCTTTTGTTTTGCCAACCCCCGAAGCCGTTGCTAGCCGCTGGTGGCAGGAATTAACCCAAGGTGCGTTGTTGCAACACACCTTGCGCACCTTGGTCGAAGCACTGGGCGGTTTTAGCTTGGCCTTCAGTGCAAGCTTGGTATTGGGCTATATCTTGGCCCATTGGCATTGGCTTGATCGGATTGTCTCGCCGCAATTGGCAATTGTGCAGGCCATTCCAATTGTCGCAGTTGCGCCATTAATTTTGATTTGGGTCGGTGCTGACTTGTGGGCAAAATTGTTGGTTGCCGCCTTGGTTACTTTCTTTCCTATGCTGAGCAGTGTGATTGTGGCTTTGCGCAGCGTGCCCCGCGATATTCGCGAAATGGCGGCGATCAGTGGAGCCAATCGCTGGCAAAGTTTGTGGCAGATTGAATTGCCCTTGGCTTTGCCTGGAATTTTCGGTGGGATCAAAACTGGCCTAGCCTTGGCCACGACTGGCGCGGTTGTCGCTGAATTTATTGGCGGCCGCGAAGGGCTAGGAGCGCTGATTAACATCGCTCGTGGATTGTTTGATACACCGCTGATTTTTGCAGCTTTGCTAACCTTGGGCTTGCTCACATTTGGGTTTTATCAGCTAGCAATGTGGCTAGAACGACGTTTGGTCACTTGGGAATAA
- a CDS encoding diacylglycerol kinase family protein, with protein MKRVTVILNPNAGNAHQRRAIAQGITEWRSNQGWQVRLRETRKAGDATSFAREEAKRNDLIVAAGGDGTINEVMNGLVGTDTALGALPVGTGNVWVRELQQSLNPLHAARQLVDGHVELVDVGQANERYFLLMAGVGLDAAITREVHSADKKRLGRLAYVIKSLPVLWRLRGTRTRISLDGQPLKGNALFVLISNSRLYGGVLNIAYRAAMRDGMLDVCTMMGDSALDAPKLLAGILFRGYGVIQGLEYVQAREIEVACSKPLPIQVDGDAIGTTPMTFRVVPQALRVLLPRTTEIN; from the coding sequence ATGAAGCGTGTAACTGTTATTCTTAATCCAAATGCAGGCAATGCCCACCAACGCCGCGCGATCGCCCAAGGCATTACCGAATGGCGCAGCAACCAAGGCTGGCAAGTGCGGCTACGCGAAACCCGCAAGGCTGGCGATGCCACCAGTTTTGCCCGCGAAGAAGCTAAACGCAACGATTTAATTGTGGCGGCTGGCGGCGATGGCACGATCAACGAGGTCATGAATGGCCTCGTTGGCACCGATACCGCGCTGGGAGCGTTACCAGTTGGCACAGGCAATGTATGGGTTCGCGAACTCCAACAATCGCTCAATCCATTGCATGCGGCGCGACAATTGGTTGATGGTCATGTCGAGCTGGTTGATGTTGGCCAAGCTAACGAGCGCTATTTTTTGCTAATGGCAGGCGTTGGCTTGGATGCCGCGATTACTCGCGAAGTCCATTCAGCTGATAAAAAACGCCTAGGCCGCTTGGCCTATGTGATCAAAAGCTTGCCAGTGCTCTGGCGTTTGCGGGGCACGCGCACCCGCATCAGCCTTGACGGCCAGCCGCTCAAAGGCAATGCCCTGTTTGTATTAATTAGCAACTCACGGCTGTATGGTGGTGTGTTGAATATTGCCTATCGGGCAGCCATGCGCGATGGCATGCTCGATGTTTGTACCATGATGGGCGATAGTGCCCTTGATGCCCCTAAATTGCTAGCTGGAATTTTGTTCCGTGGCTATGGTGTGATCCAAGGCTTAGAGTATGTGCAAGCTCGTGAGATCGAGGTTGCCTGCTCCAAGCCTTTGCCAATTCAAGTCGATGGCGATGCGATTGGCACAACACCCATGACCTTTCGGGTAGTTCCGCAAGCGCTGCGCGTACTCTTACCGCGTACCACTGAAATCAACTAA
- a CDS encoding cytochrome d ubiquinol oxidase subunit II, with amino-acid sequence MPLEVVVAAIGLLGVITYAILAGADFGGGIWDLLAWGPRRTQQREAIAHAVGPVWEANHVWLIFIIVILFTGFPTAFAALSVGLFAPFHLALLGIILRGAAFVFRAYSPQAEQKPSQSSQRWGTIFGAASVITPVILGMALSAVSAGQLRVINGVVQSEGIVWLTPLAIAMGLLALALCAYLAAVYMTLETRDELQADFRQRALLAGTAVVGLSLLSLPLLYFTAQHLWEGLISIRAAPVLTIGVLAALLSGWALLRWRFQLARGAAIVQISCLLAGWGIAQYPYIIYPDVTLAAAAAPRSTLVFILVALPLGLLILLPSLWFLFKVFKSAPIDDL; translated from the coding sequence ATGCCGCTTGAGGTTGTGGTAGCCGCGATTGGCTTGCTGGGCGTGATTACCTATGCGATTCTGGCAGGCGCTGATTTTGGTGGCGGCATTTGGGATTTGTTGGCGTGGGGGCCGCGACGTACCCAACAACGCGAAGCGATTGCCCATGCAGTTGGCCCCGTTTGGGAGGCCAACCATGTTTGGCTGATTTTTATCATTGTCATCTTGTTTACGGGCTTTCCTACTGCGTTTGCTGCGTTGAGCGTCGGGCTATTCGCACCGTTCCATCTTGCGCTGTTGGGGATTATTCTGCGCGGCGCGGCCTTTGTGTTTCGGGCCTACAGCCCTCAAGCTGAGCAAAAACCCAGTCAAAGCAGCCAGCGTTGGGGTACGATTTTTGGGGCGGCCAGCGTCATCACTCCAGTGATTTTGGGCATGGCGCTCAGTGCAGTTTCGGCAGGCCAATTGCGGGTAATCAATGGAGTTGTGCAAAGTGAGGGGATTGTTTGGCTTACGCCTTTGGCAATCGCCATGGGTTTATTAGCCTTAGCCTTATGTGCCTACCTCGCCGCCGTGTACATGACGCTGGAAACCCGCGACGAATTACAAGCCGATTTTCGCCAACGGGCCTTGCTGGCAGGTACGGCAGTAGTTGGCTTATCGTTATTAAGCTTACCATTACTCTATTTCACGGCCCAACATTTGTGGGAAGGCTTGATTAGTATTCGAGCTGCACCAGTGTTGACAATTGGGGTGCTTGCGGCGTTGCTTTCAGGCTGGGCCTTGTTGCGTTGGCGCTTTCAACTTGCGCGAGGCGCAGCAATCGTCCAAATTAGCTGTTTATTGGCAGGCTGGGGCATCGCCCAATATCCCTACATCATTTATCCCGATGTGACTTTAGCGGCAGCTGCAGCTCCTCGGTCAACGCTTGTGTTCATTTTGGTCGCCTTGCCCTTGGGCTTGTTAATTCTGTTGCCATCGCTGTGGTTCTTGTTCAAGGTTTTTAAAAGTGCGCCAATCGACGATCTATAA
- a CDS encoding acyl-CoA dehydrogenase family protein, producing the protein MDFAIPSHIAAMREQISQFLVEKVYPNEQTWFDYDEKAYPACSEDHPEIKQLQAEVKELGLWAGHLPREAGGMGLSIMEYGLLNEIIGRSYFAPRIFGSNAPDSGNAEILWHYGTPAQHEHFFWPLQQGDVRSFFSMTEPDVSGADPTLLQTTAELVDDQWVINGRKWYSTNANGAGFGIVMAMTDPNAPTHLRYSQIIVPAEAPGLTLVRPISVMGHTTGGGHWEIEYTDVRVPAENLLGKRGQGFAIAQTRLGPGRIHHCMRWLGQAQRAFDLMCEYSTKRVAFGGPLADKQMVQHWIAESAAEIQAARLSVLHAAWQIDQAGAKSARIDISLIKFSVAAMLMNVLDRAIQVHGGLGVSDDTPLAFMWRQGRASRIYDGPDEVHKMVVAREILKRYGYPERKA; encoded by the coding sequence ATGGATTTTGCAATTCCCAGCCATATTGCGGCAATGCGCGAACAAATTAGCCAATTTTTGGTTGAAAAAGTCTATCCTAACGAGCAAACATGGTTCGATTATGACGAAAAGGCCTATCCTGCTTGCTCCGAAGATCATCCTGAGATCAAGCAATTACAAGCAGAAGTCAAGGAATTGGGTTTGTGGGCCGGCCATTTGCCCCGCGAAGCTGGCGGCATGGGCCTCTCGATTATGGAATATGGGCTGCTCAACGAAATTATTGGGCGCTCGTACTTTGCGCCGCGCATTTTTGGCTCGAACGCGCCTGATAGTGGCAACGCCGAAATTCTCTGGCACTACGGCACGCCTGCTCAGCACGAGCACTTTTTTTGGCCTTTGCAACAAGGCGATGTGCGCTCATTTTTCAGCATGACCGAGCCAGATGTCAGCGGAGCCGACCCAACCTTGCTTCAGACAACTGCTGAATTAGTTGATGATCAGTGGGTGATTAACGGGCGCAAGTGGTATAGCACCAACGCCAATGGTGCAGGTTTTGGCATCGTTATGGCCATGACCGACCCCAATGCCCCGACTCATTTGCGCTATAGCCAAATTATTGTGCCTGCTGAAGCCCCTGGCTTAACCTTGGTGCGGCCAATTTCGGTGATGGGCCATACAACTGGTGGTGGCCACTGGGAAATTGAATATACCGATGTACGTGTGCCAGCCGAAAATCTGCTGGGCAAGCGTGGCCAAGGCTTTGCCATCGCCCAAACTCGGCTTGGTCCAGGCCGCATTCACCATTGTATGCGCTGGCTTGGTCAGGCTCAACGGGCGTTCGATTTGATGTGTGAATATAGCACCAAGCGGGTGGCATTTGGTGGGCCGTTGGCCGATAAGCAAATGGTGCAACATTGGATCGCCGAAAGTGCTGCGGAAATTCAAGCTGCTCGGCTGAGTGTGTTGCACGCTGCTTGGCAAATTGATCAAGCTGGGGCTAAATCAGCCCGCATCGATATCTCATTAATTAAATTTAGTGTCGCCGCCATGTTGATGAATGTGCTTGATCGGGCGATTCAAGTTCATGGTGGTTTGGGCGTTTCTGATGATACGCCGCTGGCCTTTATGTGGCGGCAAGGGCGGGCATCACGGATTTACGATGGGCCAGATGAAGTGCATAAAATGGTCGTAGCCCGTGAAATCTTGAAGCGTTACGGTTATCCTGAGCGCAAAGCCTAG